A stretch of Paenibacillus peoriae DNA encodes these proteins:
- a CDS encoding ComF family protein has product MGMIPTTRLFLNWLFHRQSQTCMACGTLTGRFSEFPGICTSCSLQIPWVYDIRCVYCGRPTSCPDCIRLHRLVRYYVCNRSATSYTPMMREWIGQFKYRGNEKYGSLLGEIMNRAYQAMRYEFAGLKHSRFKRSLWSVDVVTCVPVSEKRLSERGFNQARILAEEIAKRNKLPFLSLLARPQDTGKQSFKSKKERMNTMNNAFSVHPNMTNLLKSFILKAKSQCVTENKLSVTVLLVDDIYTTGSTLQACARVLREKALEQGIHLTIFCLTLARS; this is encoded by the coding sequence ATGGGGATGATTCCAACAACCCGTCTATTTTTGAATTGGTTATTCCATCGCCAGTCCCAAACATGTATGGCTTGCGGCACTCTCACAGGTCGTTTTTCCGAATTCCCCGGGATTTGTACTTCTTGTTCACTTCAAATTCCTTGGGTTTACGATATTCGTTGTGTTTATTGTGGACGTCCAACGTCTTGCCCGGATTGCATAAGGCTTCACCGATTAGTACGTTACTATGTGTGCAATCGGAGTGCAACCAGCTATACACCAATGATGAGAGAATGGATTGGGCAGTTCAAATATCGCGGGAATGAAAAGTATGGTTCCCTGCTGGGTGAGATCATGAATCGAGCCTATCAGGCGATGAGGTATGAGTTTGCAGGTCTTAAACATTCTCGTTTCAAGCGATCTTTGTGGAGTGTGGATGTAGTGACCTGTGTTCCGGTAAGTGAGAAGAGGCTGTCAGAGCGAGGTTTCAATCAGGCTCGGATCTTGGCAGAAGAGATTGCTAAGCGGAATAAGCTCCCCTTCCTATCTTTACTTGCTCGTCCACAAGATACAGGCAAACAAAGCTTTAAATCAAAAAAGGAACGCATGAACACAATGAATAATGCGTTTTCTGTTCACCCCAATATGACAAATTTGCTGAAGTCTTTTATTTTAAAAGCTAAATCTCAATGTGTTACGGAAAATAAGCTTTCCGTTACCGTTTTGCTTGTTGATGATATTTATACAACGGGGAGCACATTGCAGGCGTGTGCACGTGTTTTGAGAGAAAAGGCATTAGAGCAAGGAATACATTTGACTATTTTTTGCCTGACCTTAGCAAGATCATAA
- a CDS encoding efflux RND transporter periplasmic adaptor subunit, with the protein MNKQRAIIISTLSLCIAMTGCSTEKKDAALGSSVQPTVVRTAIVKSTPLHTAYNLSGTLQAYEERTLAFQNGGIVASAEITTGTAVQKGTTIARLDDADYRLQVAQATASIQEALAGIDNAQANLQAATSAIQSADAGITGARANVNKVNKGARAQEKQQAQATVDKAQSAYNKAKTDSERTQKLFEAGAATASDNENAHLNATAALKDLEQAKESLSLLLEGATAEDHQSAQASFQDALAGKSKALAASEQAVASQKQAHANYEKALVAKGQAELALSRTRLISPVNGVILEKIVNTGDLVASGQAVYRIGTIDRLKVLLPVPDSEIKDWKKGQQVEVALYEETRQGTVSNVYPSTSTDTGRVNVEIVINNPQRDWLPGQVIKAAQQVTDKNGILVPAEAVINTGSKPFIFKDIQGKAVKTPVELGNQVVDNQLQIVSGLREGERIIVKGAENLFDGNAIQSEEGGRP; encoded by the coding sequence ATGAATAAACAACGGGCCATCATCATATCTACTTTATCCCTGTGCATCGCAATGACCGGATGTTCTACAGAAAAAAAAGATGCCGCTCTAGGTTCATCTGTACAGCCAACCGTTGTGCGGACCGCAATCGTCAAATCAACGCCACTTCATACTGCCTATAACTTGTCAGGCACTCTTCAAGCCTATGAAGAACGTACACTGGCTTTTCAGAACGGAGGTATCGTCGCTAGCGCAGAAATCACTACCGGGACGGCTGTACAGAAAGGTACAACCATTGCCCGTCTAGATGACGCTGACTATAGACTGCAGGTTGCACAGGCGACAGCCTCTATTCAAGAGGCCTTGGCCGGTATAGATAACGCACAGGCTAATTTACAGGCTGCTACCTCCGCGATTCAATCCGCCGATGCCGGCATTACAGGAGCTCGCGCGAATGTTAACAAGGTCAATAAAGGCGCACGTGCTCAAGAGAAACAACAAGCGCAAGCTACTGTAGATAAGGCACAAAGCGCTTATAACAAGGCCAAGACGGATAGCGAGCGCACACAGAAGCTGTTTGAGGCAGGCGCTGCTACCGCATCAGATAATGAAAATGCTCACCTGAATGCTACCGCAGCCCTGAAAGACTTGGAACAAGCCAAGGAATCCCTGTCCCTTTTGCTGGAAGGGGCCACAGCCGAAGATCATCAATCCGCCCAAGCTTCCTTTCAAGATGCGCTTGCAGGTAAAAGCAAAGCCCTAGCGGCCAGTGAACAGGCTGTGGCTTCCCAAAAACAAGCCCATGCCAACTACGAAAAAGCCCTTGTTGCCAAGGGGCAGGCAGAACTTGCACTTTCACGCACACGTCTAATCTCTCCTGTGAACGGTGTAATCTTAGAAAAAATCGTGAATACAGGTGATTTGGTCGCGTCAGGGCAAGCCGTCTATCGCATAGGCACCATCGACCGCCTCAAAGTACTACTTCCTGTACCAGACAGTGAAATTAAGGATTGGAAAAAGGGTCAACAAGTAGAAGTGGCGCTCTATGAAGAGACCCGTCAAGGTACGGTGTCTAACGTCTATCCTTCAACTAGCACCGACACAGGAAGGGTTAACGTAGAGATTGTTATAAACAATCCACAGCGAGACTGGTTACCCGGTCAGGTCATTAAAGCTGCTCAACAGGTGACCGACAAGAATGGGATTCTCGTTCCTGCCGAAGCAGTCATTAACACGGGAAGCAAGCCTTTTATTTTCAAAGACATTCAAGGAAAAGCTGTTAAAACCCCTGTGGAGCTTGGTAATCAGGTTGTAGATAATCAGTTGCAAATCGTATCGGGACTTCGTGAAGGCGAACGTATTATCGTTAAAGGGGCAGAAAACCTGTTTGATGGAAATGCGATTCAGTCGGAGGAAGGCGGACGCCCATGA
- a CDS encoding stalk domain-containing protein, giving the protein MFLSNKRQSEVKVNGRGIAKRWAVLTLAGVLWVGPVAGTGALIPLNGWMSAPIASAASGSTVKLGEEIITSGATLLKYRFKGSKGTALADIIRVDLQNPYVKLDVMTGKNGQFTTRQSTGGMAKETGAVAGVNGDYFNTSSEGAPIGGQVSKGVLMSTPSDLTGMYAFAVTRDGSPMVEQFTFEGTVKAGDGSSFSLAGMNKASYSPETSGGSYSHSNAMYIYTSAWKAIERPKNSSTTPTEVLVQNGVVTQVSDNATLNMTVPQDGYILRTHGKAADYAKAHLTVGQTVETSYRLRVKSTGSEVDPSNLQMMIGGHTILVNDGQKTSFSRSTTSIGGTRARTALGYSRDKRYAYVIAVEKNGNSVGVSLSELQTLMKDIGVWKGMNLDGGGSTTMVTRDLGDTTAGLTFNTEYGTEQRSIVNGVGVYTNAPKGTLKGFTIKGNKTLLIGQTGSYSFKGYDNYYNPFDTSKVQVTWKSSNPAVVSVSGGVVKGAQPGTATLTASSGSASATTKVTVLGADEISSLTTGSGTGSLTAGAKIAVPVTAKTKDGQSVSITSDALKWEFIGFKGSVKDNQLTVNTVDAGVKTGYAIGRYDGFSAVVFLSAGGASTNNWENFENVSYPVDFTSNVEGVTGTVAVVQGDGDHANSKVLELNYDMTNGSGKMYAYAQLNGTSGKTLEQAATSISIDVRGDKSLNWLRAELEDAQGKTAYIDLAKVIDWNGWKTINADMSGLNISYPAKLKRLYVVNVAEGQDERAKTGNVAFDNISFNTPGTVGTEGLKKGTAQMTIGQKSMTVNGTPTTIDAAPMTRDGSTYVPIKYVLDAFGGQAKWNAGDQRITVMRGGVLMDLTVGKKEVVLNGKRQSTDVAPVVLGGRTLVPLRLVSEQLGMTVKWEQETKTITLQS; this is encoded by the coding sequence ATGTTTTTAAGTAATAAGAGACAGAGTGAAGTGAAAGTAAATGGCAGAGGAATCGCTAAAAGATGGGCCGTGTTAACACTGGCAGGTGTATTATGGGTCGGTCCGGTTGCTGGAACTGGGGCTCTAATTCCCTTAAATGGTTGGATGTCTGCTCCAATCGCAAGTGCAGCCTCTGGTTCGACTGTAAAATTGGGCGAAGAGATCATTACTTCGGGTGCAACATTATTGAAATATCGTTTTAAAGGCTCCAAAGGAACAGCGCTGGCTGATATCATTCGAGTGGACTTGCAAAATCCGTACGTTAAGCTGGATGTCATGACGGGGAAGAATGGACAGTTTACGACCCGGCAGAGCACAGGCGGCATGGCAAAAGAGACTGGAGCGGTTGCTGGTGTAAACGGGGATTATTTTAATACCTCAAGCGAGGGAGCTCCGATCGGTGGACAAGTATCCAAGGGTGTGTTGATGTCTACTCCATCTGATTTAACGGGCATGTATGCCTTTGCTGTAACCAGAGATGGTTCTCCGATGGTGGAGCAGTTTACTTTTGAAGGAACAGTAAAAGCTGGAGACGGGTCGTCTTTCTCTTTGGCGGGGATGAACAAGGCTTCGTATTCGCCTGAGACGAGCGGGGGCAGTTATAGTCACTCTAATGCTATGTATATTTATACATCTGCTTGGAAAGCAATTGAGCGGCCCAAAAACAGTTCGACAACGCCTACCGAGGTATTGGTACAAAATGGTGTGGTTACGCAAGTCTCCGACAATGCTACATTGAATATGACCGTTCCGCAGGATGGCTATATTTTACGTACTCACGGTAAAGCGGCTGATTATGCCAAAGCGCATCTGACCGTGGGACAGACGGTAGAAACAAGCTATCGCCTTCGTGTTAAATCGACAGGGAGTGAAGTAGATCCTTCCAACCTTCAGATGATGATTGGTGGACATACCATATTAGTAAATGACGGTCAGAAAACCTCTTTTTCCCGGAGCACAACAAGCATAGGCGGGACGCGTGCGCGTACAGCTTTGGGATATTCCCGTGACAAGCGTTACGCTTATGTCATTGCCGTTGAGAAGAATGGGAACAGCGTTGGTGTATCCCTGAGCGAGCTGCAAACGCTGATGAAAGATATTGGCGTTTGGAAGGGTATGAACCTCGATGGGGGCGGTTCTACGACCATGGTGACTCGTGATTTGGGGGATACGACAGCGGGACTTACATTCAATACGGAATATGGTACAGAGCAACGTAGTATCGTAAATGGAGTGGGGGTATATACCAATGCTCCTAAAGGAACGCTCAAAGGTTTCACCATCAAGGGCAATAAAACGCTGCTGATTGGTCAGACCGGAAGCTATTCCTTCAAAGGCTATGACAACTACTACAATCCCTTCGATACCTCAAAAGTACAAGTGACGTGGAAGTCCAGCAACCCGGCTGTTGTGTCAGTGAGCGGCGGCGTTGTGAAGGGGGCCCAACCGGGAACGGCTACTTTAACGGCATCCAGTGGCTCAGCCAGCGCTACAACTAAGGTCACCGTGCTTGGAGCAGATGAAATTTCATCACTCACCACAGGAAGTGGAACTGGCTCGCTTACCGCTGGAGCTAAAATCGCTGTACCGGTAACGGCAAAGACAAAAGATGGACAGAGTGTCAGCATTACCTCAGATGCGCTCAAATGGGAGTTCATTGGCTTTAAGGGAAGCGTTAAGGACAATCAACTTACAGTAAATACGGTGGATGCAGGCGTGAAAACGGGCTATGCCATCGGTCGCTATGATGGTTTCAGCGCTGTCGTCTTCTTGTCTGCTGGCGGAGCAAGTACAAACAATTGGGAGAACTTCGAAAATGTTTCGTATCCGGTTGATTTTACTTCGAATGTGGAAGGTGTTACCGGCACAGTGGCTGTTGTACAAGGAGATGGTGACCATGCCAATTCCAAAGTGCTGGAACTGAACTACGATATGACGAACGGCAGTGGTAAAATGTATGCTTACGCCCAATTGAACGGCACGTCCGGGAAAACGCTTGAACAGGCGGCTACTTCCATCTCAATTGATGTCAGAGGGGATAAGAGTCTGAACTGGCTGCGTGCGGAGCTAGAGGATGCCCAAGGCAAAACAGCATATATTGATCTCGCTAAAGTGATCGACTGGAACGGTTGGAAAACCATTAATGCAGATATGAGCGGTTTGAATATTTCGTATCCAGCGAAGCTGAAACGTCTTTATGTGGTCAATGTGGCGGAAGGTCAGGACGAGCGTGCTAAAACAGGCAATGTTGCTTTTGATAATATTTCTTTTAATACACCGGGAACGGTCGGCACAGAAGGACTTAAAAAGGGAACAGCTCAAATGACGATCGGACAAAAATCAATGACAGTAAACGGAACACCTACAACAATTGATGCAGCTCCGATGACTCGCGATGGTTCAACGTATGTTCCGATTAAGTATGTGCTGGACGCATTTGGCGGACAAGCCAAATGGAATGCGGGCGATCAACGGATCACCGTTATGCGCGGTGGTGTGCTGATGGATTTGACCGTAGGGAAAAAAGAAGTTGTTCTGAACGGGAAGCGTCAAAGTACTGATGTTGCACCCGTTGTGCTAGGGGGTAGGACTTTAGTCCCGTTGAGACTCGTGTCTGAGCAGTTAGGAATGACTGTAAAATGGGAACAAGAAACGAAGACCATCACCCTTCAATCATGA
- a CDS encoding DEAD/DEAH box helicase, giving the protein MKIAVYAVRYKGNWNLRLSVDIRVDMTWWMNPDEGQGNVVERWVLLGDELPLSWGTKLCETFKELVGMERWGKRQWWAYIIAQLKSELALEPFDGERILSGRVENICIWDHVQGWTSRTESGDERRETKGVLRSIQKRDLVTGMDGLERECLTRQANELANLLSGRQLLVPEVEALLAEAAPGLERTWRSAAQLAYLQGRLSFATGLDPAPRTRWSAARTHELRCNRCGSGIVHRTSCASCGRKACAYCETCLALGRSRECSLLLRGAAKPALPCTAGIAPATELDRWGLSPAQRAAAEAALRFLAAPHGEVRGHFRPEGRGLRALFRRGMVARRGSEAASSQSSNLARSRQPSPKPGEGARHNAADQQVPGTKVERFLLWAVTGAGKTEMMFPLLQYVLDHGGTALVATPRRDVVLELAPRLAIAFPDVSMVTLYGGSAERWQRGQLTLATTHQLLRYRQAFDLVVIDEIDAFPYHNDPMLAFAARAVCKPKGKFIYLSATPPQSLQKEAARGLLPHAKVPVRFHRHPLPVPFRLGAASVQQWLQKGRLPASFIQRLRVSIQRGAQVFLFVTRISHIQGLVKLLIKHLPYVPIAGTSSQDEERTAKVRLFRATEIRVLVTTTILERGVTVPRSDVYVLDADSSLFDEASLVQMAGRAGRSKDDPCGVVIFTSPQWTRGQKRAIRQIKRMNELARKRGYLKEAKH; this is encoded by the coding sequence GTGAAAATTGCAGTATATGCAGTGAGGTATAAGGGGAATTGGAATCTCCGATTATCTGTGGATATTCGAGTAGATATGACATGGTGGATGAATCCAGATGAGGGGCAGGGGAATGTTGTCGAAAGGTGGGTGTTATTAGGAGATGAGCTCCCCTTGTCCTGGGGAACAAAGCTGTGTGAAACATTTAAGGAATTAGTAGGTATGGAGCGATGGGGGAAACGGCAGTGGTGGGCTTATATTATCGCACAGCTAAAAAGTGAACTGGCTCTTGAACCTTTTGACGGAGAACGAATTTTATCTGGAAGAGTAGAGAATATATGCATTTGGGATCATGTACAAGGTTGGACTTCTCGCACAGAAAGTGGGGATGAGAGACGAGAAACAAAGGGAGTTTTACGTTCTATTCAAAAAAGGGACCTCGTCACGGGAATGGATGGATTGGAGAGGGAGTGTTTAACACGACAAGCGAATGAACTGGCTAATTTGTTGTCAGGACGCCAGTTACTCGTTCCAGAAGTCGAAGCGCTACTGGCAGAGGCAGCGCCAGGTTTGGAGCGTACTTGGCGATCCGCTGCACAACTTGCATATCTGCAAGGCCGACTCAGCTTTGCTACTGGCCTCGATCCAGCACCTCGCACGCGCTGGTCTGCCGCGCGTACGCATGAACTCCGCTGCAACCGTTGTGGCAGCGGGATAGTGCACCGCACGAGCTGCGCATCGTGCGGCCGTAAGGCGTGCGCCTACTGCGAGACATGTCTCGCACTTGGACGCAGCCGTGAATGCTCGCTGCTGCTGCGCGGTGCAGCGAAACCCGCGCTGCCGTGCACAGCAGGCATAGCCCCGGCGACGGAACTCGACCGCTGGGGGCTAAGCCCAGCGCAGCGTGCCGCCGCCGAAGCGGCGCTGCGCTTTTTAGCCGCACCGCACGGCGAAGTGCGGGGACATTTTCGCCCGGAAGGCCGTGGGCTCCGGGCGTTGTTCCGGCGCGGCATGGTTGCGCGCCGGGGATCAGAAGCTGCCTCTTCGCAGAGCAGCAACCTTGCCCGTAGCAGGCAGCCTTCGCCGAAACCTGGCGAAGGTGCGAGGCACAACGCTGCTGATCAGCAGGTGCCTGGTACTAAGGTAGAGCGTTTTTTGCTCTGGGCCGTAACGGGCGCAGGCAAGACGGAAATGATGTTTCCGCTCTTGCAATATGTGCTAGACCACGGAGGAACGGCACTTGTGGCAACACCACGCCGCGACGTGGTACTGGAGTTAGCCCCTCGTTTGGCCATTGCTTTTCCCGATGTGAGCATGGTGACGCTCTATGGGGGAAGCGCAGAACGCTGGCAAAGGGGACAGCTGACACTGGCAACGACACATCAGCTATTGCGTTATCGTCAAGCTTTTGATTTGGTTGTGATTGATGAGATTGACGCGTTTCCTTATCACAATGATCCTATGCTTGCCTTTGCTGCACGAGCAGTATGTAAGCCGAAGGGGAAGTTTATCTATTTGTCTGCTACACCACCGCAATCCTTGCAGAAAGAGGCTGCACGAGGTCTGCTGCCACACGCCAAGGTTCCCGTTCGTTTTCATCGTCATCCTCTACCTGTCCCATTTCGTTTGGGGGCTGCTTCAGTGCAACAATGGCTGCAAAAAGGTCGGCTTCCCGCATCCTTTATTCAACGCCTACGCGTATCCATACAACGTGGGGCACAGGTTTTCCTGTTTGTGACACGAATCTCACATATTCAGGGACTTGTGAAGCTGCTGATTAAACATTTGCCTTATGTACCTATTGCGGGCACCTCCTCACAGGATGAAGAAAGAACCGCTAAAGTACGCTTATTTCGAGCTACTGAAATACGTGTTCTGGTTACAACGACTATTTTGGAGCGAGGGGTAACTGTTCCACGGAGTGATGTGTACGTATTAGACGCGGACAGTAGTCTTTTTGATGAAGCCTCTCTTGTCCAAATGGCTGGTCGCGCGGGCAGGTCCAAGGATGACCCATGTGGAGTTGTTATTTTTACATCCCCCCAATGGACACGAGGTCAAAAAAGAGCAATTAGACAGATTAAACGTATGAATGAACTGGCTCGGAAAAGAGGATACCTGAAGGAGGCGAAGCACTAA
- a CDS encoding response regulator, translated as MENQEISNAPIKVLLADDHQLFREGLKRILNMEDDIEVIGECGDGIQVLEFCNVEKPDIVLMDINMPIENGVEATEKLREMFPDVKVIILSIHDDESYVFETLRKGANGYLLKDMEAESLINAIRSVHEGYAFIHPKVTGKLIQQLRRMTYLNETGAMAEGHTKEAGVKFVAGENNPLTRREAEVLRLMAEGKSNKMIGEYLFISEKTVKNHVSSILQKMEVDDRTQAVINSIKYGWVTL; from the coding sequence ATGGAAAATCAGGAAATTAGCAATGCACCCATTAAAGTTCTCTTAGCGGACGATCATCAGTTGTTCCGTGAAGGGCTTAAACGTATTTTGAATATGGAGGACGACATTGAGGTCATCGGAGAATGTGGTGATGGTATTCAAGTGTTGGAATTCTGTAACGTAGAGAAACCGGATATTGTTCTGATGGACATTAATATGCCAATCGAAAATGGTGTAGAGGCAACTGAAAAACTGCGTGAGATGTTCCCGGATGTCAAAGTTATCATTTTATCCATTCATGATGATGAAAGCTATGTATTTGAGACGTTGCGCAAGGGAGCCAATGGTTATCTGTTAAAGGATATGGAGGCCGAGTCCCTCATTAATGCTATTCGTTCGGTTCATGAAGGCTATGCGTTTATCCATCCGAAGGTAACAGGTAAGCTCATTCAGCAACTCCGCCGGATGACCTACTTGAATGAAACAGGGGCTATGGCTGAAGGTCATACGAAGGAAGCCGGCGTGAAGTTTGTCGCAGGTGAAAATAATCCATTGACCCGTCGTGAAGCTGAAGTATTGCGTCTGATGGCTGAAGGTAAGAGCAACAAGATGATCGGTGAATATTTATTCATTAGTGAGAAAACGGTCAAAAACCATGTCAGCAGTATTTTGCAAAAAATGGAGGTTGATGACCGTACACAAGCAGTTATTAACTCAATCAAATATGGATGGGTTACGCTGTAA
- a CDS encoding sensor histidine kinase produces MDFQADIIDRVIKNAIQVMENSKYQMFEILDTARTELVTLNQELQSVLKETAETIEKVDQLEMNYRRSRIRLTEVSRDFVRYSEEDIKQAYEKATQLQLDVMIFREKEMYLKARRDDLQKRAKSVEASVERAETIGSQMGVVLEYLSGELGQVTRIIESAKNRQFIGLKIILAQEEERKRISREIHDGPAQLLAHLVLRTEIVERMIAKQEFKMVQDEIVDLKKQVRSSLEEMRKVIFNLRPMALDDLGLIPTLRKYVQDFEEKTKIRSLFETRGKEHRLSSAMEAAIYRLIQEALTNAAKHAYPTYVLVEITYQAQLVKIVVQDNGLGFKPELFQQKSKDHGHFGLIGMRERVELLEGRMEIESAENQGTKIVIHIPTNVEKGKE; encoded by the coding sequence GTGGACTTTCAAGCCGATATCATAGACCGAGTCATTAAAAATGCCATCCAGGTGATGGAGAACAGCAAATATCAGATGTTCGAAATATTGGACACGGCCCGGACCGAGCTGGTCACGTTAAATCAGGAGCTCCAGAGCGTCTTGAAGGAAACAGCAGAAACGATCGAAAAGGTGGACCAGCTGGAAATGAACTATCGGCGGTCCCGCATTCGGTTGACTGAGGTCAGCCGTGACTTCGTTCGCTATTCGGAAGAGGATATCAAGCAGGCTTATGAGAAGGCAACACAGCTTCAACTCGATGTGATGATTTTCCGCGAGAAGGAAATGTATCTCAAAGCCAGAAGAGATGATCTTCAAAAGCGGGCCAAAAGTGTCGAGGCTTCTGTCGAGCGCGCCGAAACCATCGGTTCGCAGATGGGGGTCGTGCTGGAATATTTGTCGGGCGAATTGGGACAAGTGACGCGGATCATCGAATCGGCCAAAAATCGGCAGTTTATTGGTCTGAAAATTATTTTGGCTCAGGAAGAGGAGCGCAAACGTATATCCCGTGAAATTCACGATGGACCTGCGCAACTCCTTGCGCATCTAGTGCTTAGGACGGAAATTGTGGAAAGAATGATCGCCAAGCAGGAATTCAAGATGGTTCAGGACGAAATAGTAGACTTGAAGAAACAGGTTCGCTCCAGTCTTGAGGAAATGCGAAAGGTCATTTTCAATTTGCGTCCTATGGCCCTGGATGACCTGGGACTTATTCCGACGCTCCGGAAATATGTGCAGGATTTTGAAGAAAAAACGAAGATTAGATCGCTTTTTGAAACAAGGGGCAAGGAACACCGTCTCTCTTCCGCGATGGAAGCAGCCATTTACCGTCTGATCCAGGAAGCTTTGACCAACGCTGCCAAGCATGCTTATCCTACCTATGTGCTTGTTGAGATTACCTATCAGGCGCAGCTTGTAAAAATCGTGGTGCAGGATAATGGTTTGGGCTTCAAGCCAGAGCTTTTTCAGCAAAAAAGCAAAGATCATGGGCATTTTGGTCTGATTGGTATGCGGGAAAGGGTTGAACTGCTCGAGGGGAGAATGGAGATCGAATCAGCTGAGAATCAAGGCACCAAGATAGTGATTCATATCCCAACCAACGTGGAAAAGGGAAAGGAGTAA